Proteins found in one Pyrus communis chromosome 15, drPyrComm1.1, whole genome shotgun sequence genomic segment:
- the LOC137716809 gene encoding ethylene-responsive transcription factor ERF014-like — MVKTDQRIIQLPSEMTSSKTTSKSPSSSSSSSTSACKKKKFKGVRMRSWGSWVSEIRAPNQKTRIWLGSYSTAEAAARAYDAAVLCLKGSSANLNFPTTASSHFIPQEMTVMSPKSIQRVAAAAANNNAATTTANIACPPSPPPQSSSSSSLVSSPSLVSSPSTSSSPSINLIDDDMSLLMGSFGGSYIPTYYDQANDQLPISSMDSWNNFDQMFDGALLDPQPPMIYDFYEESDIRLWSFC, encoded by the coding sequence ATGGTGAAGACAGATCAGAGGATTATTCAGCTGCCTTCAGAGATGACATCATCGAAAACGACATCGAagtctccatcttcttcttcttcttcttctacctcagcatgcaagaagaagaagtttaAGGGAGTGAGGATGAGGAGCTGGGGCTCTTGGGTTTCAGAGATTAGAGccccaaaccaaaaaacaagaatATGGTTAGGTTCATATTCGACAGCTGAGGCTGCGGCAAGAGCCTACGATGCTGCCGTACTGTGCCTCAAGGGCTCCTCAGCCAACCTCAACTTCCCCACCACTGCCTCCTCACATTTTATCCCCCAGGAAATGACCGTCATGTCCCCCAAGTCCATCCAGAGAGTGGCTGCAGCCGCTGCCAATAATAATGCCGCTACCACCACCGCAAACATTGCCTGTCCACCATCACCCCCTCCTCaatcttcgtcttcttcatctTTGGTCTCGTCTCCGTCTCTGGTCTCGTCGCCATCAACGTCGTCGTCGCCGTCCATTAACCTCATCGATGATGACATGTCATTGCTAATGGGGTCATTTGGGGGGTCCTACATTCCCACTTACTATGATCAAGCAAATGATCAATTACCAATTTCTAGCATGGATTCATGGAACAACTTTGACCAAATGTTCGATGGCGCATTGTTGGATCCACAGCCACCTATGATATATGACTTTTATGAGGAAAGTGACATTCGTTTGTGGAGCTTCTGCTGA
- the LOC137717290 gene encoding probable E3 ubiquitin-protein ligase RHC1A: protein MSLSPPRSRDINNDNGTTPLYGLYWCYHCNRTVRTASNNPSETVCPRCFGQFLSEFDMSIRPRLLVDYTSFDPSPEARLLEALSLMFDPLMRPFNRELYDPEADSRGRPWYWRRHLGHEGRGTGIEPEVQDLWTNRRRRRRNPSFDGRENWEAESDPRTQSRPRNLIIVRPVEDPSNPVGPTYRPQENPVLPVPRGVDLGNYFVGSGLHRLIEELTQNDRPGPPPVPEMAINAIPTVKICEVHLSNESCCPICMEEFKIGGEARELSCNHIYHSDCIVPWLRLHNSCPVCRVEISVYGGGLVESGGSNSGRERRTRRRVRWSRLESLWPFRSRYR from the exons ATGTCTCTGAGTCCACCTCGTTCGAGGGACATTAATAATGACAACGGCACCACACCACTATACGGACTCTACTGGTGCTACCATTGCAATCGGACGGTGAGGACTGCCTCCAACAACCCATCAGAGACAGTCTGCCCTCGTTGTTTCGGGCAGTTTCTGTCGGAGTTTGACATGTCGATTAGACCTAGACTTCTCGTAGACTACACCAGTTTCGATCCATCCCCGGAAGCTCGTCTGCTCGAAGCACTTTCCCTCATGTTCGACCCGCTCATGAGGCCTTTCAACCGTGAATTATATGACCCGGAGGCCGATTCCAGAGGACGTCCATGGTATTGGCGACGCCACCTTGGCCATGAGGGCAGAGGTACAGGTATAG AACCTGAAGTTCAAGATTTGTGGACAAATAGGAGACGGAGGCGGCGCAACCCTAGCTTTGATGGTAGAGAAAACTGGGAGGCAGAATCCGACCCTCGTACTCAAAGCCGTCCCAGGAATTTGATTATAGTCCGGCCCGTGGAAGACCCTTCTAATCCGGTGGGGCCTACTTATAGACCACAAGAAAATCCAGTACTACCTGTTCCACGTGGAGTCGATCTAGGAAACTACTTTGTCGGGTCGGGCCTTCACAGACTGATCGAAGAACTAACCCAAAACGACAGGCCCGGCCCGCCTCCAGTACCTGAAATGGCAATCAACGCAATACCAACTGTGAAAATCTGCGAGGTCCATTTGAGCAATGAGTCTTGTTGCCCAATTTGCATGGAGGAGTTTAAGATTGGTGGAGAGGCGAGGGAGTTGTCATGCAATCACATATACCACAGCGATTGTATTGTTCCGTGGCTGAGGCTCCACAACTCTTGCCCAGTTTGTCGGGTCGAGATTTCGGTATATGGTGGAGGATTGGTCGAGTCGGGGGGCTCGAATAGTGGCAGAGAGAGGCGGACAAGACGGCGCGTGAGGTGGAGTAGGTTGGAATCTTTGTGGCCATTTCGATCAAGGTATCGTTGA